One Streptomyces sp. NBC_00554 DNA segment encodes these proteins:
- a CDS encoding alpha/beta fold hydrolase translates to MERTIQKRLPVGGDSWVTVDVYGERDAPGLVIVPGVMSDAHTWRRVVGAIAAWPSVVVVNRRGRTPSGPLTNSYSLRTEVEDLGVVLDEFDSTRALFGWSYGGLITLLAANDRPIPHVIAYEPVMQPFGRHAVPDLKSAAETADWDRCVEIVNRQISGFSAAHVEDLQADQHGWAILRRLSEPLYAELGALNAAPPPDVMARQADQVDLIIGQCNRGTAPYGTSFDHVRQHVAHAEVHELPGQGHLAHIQASAELGHLLNNLAAI, encoded by the coding sequence ATGGAGCGAACGATTCAGAAGAGGCTGCCGGTCGGCGGGGACAGTTGGGTGACGGTCGATGTGTACGGGGAGCGGGATGCTCCGGGCCTCGTCATCGTCCCGGGCGTCATGAGCGATGCGCACACGTGGCGCCGGGTCGTGGGCGCCATCGCGGCCTGGCCCTCAGTGGTAGTCGTAAACCGTCGGGGACGCACTCCCTCGGGGCCCTTGACCAATTCCTACTCGCTGCGGACAGAGGTCGAGGACCTCGGCGTGGTCCTTGACGAGTTCGACAGCACGAGGGCGCTCTTCGGCTGGAGCTACGGCGGCTTGATCACCTTGCTGGCCGCCAACGATCGCCCGATTCCCCATGTGATCGCCTACGAGCCGGTGATGCAGCCATTCGGACGCCATGCAGTGCCGGACCTGAAGAGCGCAGCGGAGACGGCGGACTGGGATCGCTGCGTCGAGATCGTCAATCGGCAGATCTCCGGCTTCTCCGCAGCACATGTCGAGGATCTTCAGGCCGATCAGCACGGTTGGGCGATCTTGCGTCGCTTGAGCGAACCGCTGTACGCCGAACTCGGCGCGCTCAACGCGGCGCCGCCTCCGGATGTGATGGCGCGACAGGCAGATCAAGTGGACCTGATCATCGGCCAGTGCAACCGCGGAACAGCCCCCTACGGAACGTCGTTCGATCACGTGCGGCAGCACGTCGCGCACGCCGAAGTCCACGAACTCCCTGGCCAGGGCCACCTGGCCCACATTCAGGCGTCGGCAGAGCTGGGCCACCTGCTCAACAACCTCGCCGCCATCTGA
- a CDS encoding acyltransferase family protein, translating into MTEPGGASAERSEPAGPAGAASGRRTELDAIRTLVVVGLVFFHSALVFATDTDFYVQNRDTTDAILVIAGFGVVWAMPMLFFVAGLGSWHSLHRRGPGGFARERLLRLGVPLLFATAVLLPVPQWLRERSADPGYDESYLRFLPRFFDVHLDLSAFPFVVQGKYFETGHLWFVVLLLTFSLFLVPLTRWFPEARARRLRDALARACERRGVVLLPALPLAAMSALIGLEEDYGGWGRWAYLLFFLYGFILATDDRLRAAMRRDAVVGAVLGPLLFAACAPGFMTADDAFTDQTALAVVSRALFGAAGWCWIVGIVGLLDRRGRRDRRDRPVPGAGDDAGRRRRFFGYLAVGALPLYVLHQPIVVAVAYGVVGLDAPIPVKYVLIVAASLALTLASYELLVRRTRLTRFLFGMRPR; encoded by the coding sequence ATGACGGAGCCGGGAGGCGCGTCGGCGGAGCGCTCGGAGCCCGCGGGACCTGCGGGAGCCGCGTCCGGCCGGCGCACGGAGCTGGACGCGATCCGCACACTCGTCGTCGTCGGGCTCGTCTTCTTCCACTCGGCGCTGGTGTTCGCCACGGACACCGACTTCTACGTCCAGAACCGCGACACCACCGACGCGATCCTGGTCATCGCCGGGTTCGGTGTGGTGTGGGCGATGCCGATGCTGTTCTTCGTCGCGGGCCTCGGCTCCTGGCACTCGCTGCACCGCCGCGGCCCCGGCGGCTTCGCGAGGGAACGGCTGCTGCGCCTCGGCGTACCCCTGCTGTTCGCGACGGCCGTACTGCTGCCGGTGCCGCAATGGCTGCGGGAGCGGTCCGCCGACCCCGGCTACGACGAGTCCTACCTCCGCTTCCTGCCCCGCTTCTTCGACGTCCACCTCGACCTCTCCGCGTTCCCCTTCGTCGTACAGGGCAAGTACTTCGAGACGGGCCACCTGTGGTTCGTGGTGCTGCTGCTCACGTTCTCGCTGTTCCTGGTGCCGCTGACCCGGTGGTTCCCCGAGGCACGCGCGCGTCGGCTCCGCGATGCTCTCGCCAGGGCGTGCGAGCGGCGCGGCGTGGTGCTGCTCCCTGCTCTTCCGCTGGCCGCGATGAGCGCGCTGATCGGCCTGGAGGAGGACTACGGAGGCTGGGGCCGATGGGCGTACCTCCTCTTCTTCCTCTACGGCTTCATCCTGGCCACCGATGACCGCCTACGCGCGGCGATGCGCCGGGATGCGGTGGTGGGCGCTGTCCTCGGACCACTCCTCTTCGCCGCCTGCGCGCCCGGCTTCATGACGGCGGACGACGCCTTCACGGACCAGACCGCGCTCGCGGTGGTCTCGCGTGCGCTGTTCGGCGCGGCGGGGTGGTGCTGGATCGTGGGGATCGTGGGGCTGCTGGACCGACGCGGGCGGCGTGACCGGCGTGACCGGCCTGTGCCTGGGGCCGGTGACGATGCGGGTCGTCGCCGCCGCTTCTTCGGCTATCTGGCCGTCGGCGCACTGCCGTTGTACGTCCTCCACCAGCCGATCGTCGTGGCGGTCGCGTACGGAGTGGTCGGCCTGGACGCCCCGATCCCGGTCAAGTACGTCCTGATCGTGGCGGCTTCGCTCGCCCTGACCCTGGCTTCGTACGAACTCCTCGTACGGCGGACGAGGTTGACGCGCTTCCTGTTCGGGATGCGTCCGCGCTGA
- a CDS encoding TetR/AcrR family transcriptional regulator has protein sequence MTERNRGRPRAFDRDRAVLEAARLFWRRGYSGTSTRALTAALGLSTSSLYAAFGSKAGLFEEAVRTYAERYREIYQQAVAENVIQTVIERILTDSVHEFTQPSGTHPGCLISSAVMSDSTGTLDTSAYVAELHSSNEQALLVRIERAIQDGELTAGTNAAVLTGLIQCVWHGLSVRSNGDTSREDLLATAQLAHQLICQQLTSSTS, from the coding sequence GTGACCGAACGCAACCGTGGACGCCCCCGAGCCTTCGACCGCGACCGTGCGGTCCTCGAAGCCGCTCGCCTCTTCTGGCGACGCGGCTACTCCGGCACCTCGACCCGCGCCCTGACCGCGGCCCTCGGGCTCTCCACGTCCAGCCTCTACGCCGCCTTCGGCAGCAAGGCCGGACTGTTCGAGGAAGCGGTGCGGACCTACGCCGAGCGGTACCGCGAGATCTATCAGCAGGCTGTCGCCGAGAACGTCATCCAGACCGTCATCGAACGCATCCTGACCGACTCGGTGCACGAGTTCACCCAGCCAAGCGGCACGCACCCGGGGTGTCTCATCAGCAGTGCCGTGATGAGCGACAGCACGGGCACGCTCGATACCAGCGCCTACGTCGCCGAACTGCACAGCTCGAACGAGCAGGCCCTCCTTGTGCGCATCGAGCGAGCGATCCAGGACGGGGAACTGACCGCGGGCACCAACGCAGCGGTCCTGACCGGGCTCATCCAATGCGTCTGGCACGGATTGTCAGTGCGATCCAACGGCGACACATCTCGCGAGGACCTGCTCGCGACGGCGCAACTCGCTCACCAACTGATCTGCCAACAACTCACGTCATCAACGTCCTGA
- a CDS encoding SAV_915 family protein codes for MSPLDRPEDPDPEPSERIPAGRLYVPVRSGPAGCTARFFRTPLGGRTAVGFTSAAKLTATLGTEQVCIRLSEPALRALAAPLGVSALTVDPQLSAPAAAPSTDPWPHPVAIAHPTPLIG; via the coding sequence ATGTCCCCACTGGACCGTCCCGAGGACCCGGACCCCGAGCCTTCCGAACGCATCCCGGCCGGACGCCTCTACGTACCCGTCCGGTCGGGGCCCGCGGGCTGCACGGCCCGGTTCTTCCGCACCCCCCTGGGCGGTCGTACGGCCGTCGGATTCACCTCGGCGGCGAAGCTCACCGCCACCCTCGGCACGGAACAGGTCTGCATCAGACTGTCCGAACCCGCGCTGCGCGCGCTCGCCGCGCCTCTGGGCGTCAGCGCCCTCACCGTCGACCCGCAGCTCTCCGCGCCTGCAGCCGCGCCCTCGACCGACCCGTGGCCGCACCCGGTCGCCATCGCGCATCCGACCCCGCTCATCGGCTGA
- the lysA gene encoding diaminopimelate decarboxylase: MTISVTSLPPANESDPSDTDALSVWPRSARPQPDGDVTVGGVSLAEAADRFGTPVYVLDEQEVRERCRTYRTAFPEADIVYAAKAFLCRAMAHWVQEEGLGLDVCSAGELALAVTTGFPPERIVMHGNAKSPEDLRTALRLGVGRIVVDSTSEIARLAAITPAGTRQKVMVRVVPGIAAGGHAKIRTGTEDQKFGLSITDGSAQHAVTRILDQPHLELVGLHCHIGSQVTTVKPYVAAVRRMVGLMARIRDQHGVTLPQLNIGGGHAIAYRPGEDSLDVSVLAGRVRAELADGCARAQLPVPRLTLEPGRAVVGPAGVAVYRVLSVKRTGEHTFVAVDGGMSDNPRPALYGVRYAPRLIGRASTAPPRLVTVVGRHCEAGDILADEVALPGDVHPGDLLAVPAAGAYHLSMASGYNLVGRPPVVAAADGIARILVRRESLDDMSRRDVGL, translated from the coding sequence ATGACCATCTCAGTCACCTCCCTCCCACCCGCCAACGAGAGCGACCCCTCCGACACGGACGCCCTGTCCGTCTGGCCCCGCTCCGCCCGCCCCCAGCCCGACGGAGACGTCACCGTAGGCGGCGTCTCCCTCGCCGAGGCGGCCGACCGATTCGGCACCCCCGTGTACGTGCTGGACGAGCAGGAGGTCCGGGAGCGCTGCCGTACGTACCGCACGGCGTTTCCCGAGGCCGACATCGTCTACGCGGCCAAGGCATTCCTGTGCCGTGCGATGGCGCACTGGGTGCAGGAGGAGGGCCTCGGCCTGGACGTGTGCTCCGCCGGGGAGTTGGCGCTCGCCGTCACCACCGGGTTCCCGCCGGAGCGGATCGTGATGCACGGCAACGCGAAGAGCCCCGAGGACCTGCGCACCGCGCTGCGCCTCGGAGTCGGCCGCATCGTCGTGGACAGCACCTCGGAGATCGCCCGGCTGGCCGCGATCACGCCCGCCGGTACCCGCCAGAAGGTCATGGTGCGGGTGGTGCCCGGCATCGCGGCCGGCGGGCACGCCAAGATCCGTACCGGTACCGAGGACCAGAAGTTCGGCCTGTCGATCACGGACGGTTCCGCGCAGCACGCCGTCACCCGGATACTCGACCAGCCGCACCTCGAACTGGTCGGCCTGCACTGCCACATCGGCTCGCAGGTCACCACCGTGAAGCCGTACGTCGCCGCCGTGCGCCGCATGGTCGGGCTGATGGCCCGGATCCGCGACCAGCACGGCGTCACCCTGCCGCAGCTGAACATCGGCGGCGGACACGCCATCGCCTACCGGCCCGGCGAGGACAGCCTCGACGTGTCCGTCCTGGCCGGCCGCGTCCGCGCCGAGCTGGCGGACGGCTGCGCCCGGGCCCAACTGCCCGTCCCCCGGCTGACGTTGGAGCCGGGCCGTGCGGTCGTCGGACCCGCCGGGGTCGCCGTCTACCGGGTCCTGTCCGTCAAGCGCACCGGGGAGCACACCTTCGTCGCCGTCGACGGCGGCATGAGCGACAACCCGAGGCCCGCGCTGTACGGCGTCCGGTACGCACCCCGGCTCATCGGCCGCGCCTCCACCGCGCCGCCCCGCCTCGTCACGGTCGTGGGCCGACACTGCGAGGCGGGCGACATCCTCGCGGACGAGGTGGCGCTCCCCGGCGACGTACACCCCGGCGATCTCCTCGCCGTACCGGCGGCGGGGGCCTATCACCTGTCCATGGCCTCCGGTTACAACCTGGTCGGCCGGCCCCCGGTCGTTGCGGCGGCCGACGGCATCGCGCGGATCCTCGTACGCCGTGAGTCGCTGGACGACATGAGCCGCCGGGACGTCGGCCTCTAG